The genome window TTGGATTATCTAGACCGCCACTTAAGCTGACATGCCTAAATGCAAGAGTCTTATTGATCCCAGGAATCAGCAGTTGAAGTGACCCCAGATTAAAGTCATATTGACCACGTACCCCAGAAACTACTCCGTTCTTATCGTAATTGGCGACTTCTAATAATTTGATAGAAAAAGGTTTGAGCTCTTCTCTTAATTTATTCGCTTCATCAGCCAAAATGAGCGAGGCGCCATTGACTAGAAACTCATCAACCGAAATTTTGATGGGCTTATTTGCTTGCTGGGGATCTTTAGGCGGAAGATTTTTTTCTACAGCATGGATAAACTCTTGCCAATTCCAGACGTCCTCTTGAGATCCTCGCGATATCGGTTTTTTTTCGATGAGGAGCTTGGGCTCATCCAAGGCAATTTTGTCAAAGCCGATTTCACCTGCCGCCAACTTGGTCCACTTCAGTGCGATGGCCAATTTTTTAAATTCGAGGAGTCGGCCAGACCCTGACTTTGATAACTGCAGACCATCTAGTTCTATACCCAAACGCAATGGGGATAGATTCATGTCCTGATAGACGATCTCATATCCAATTTTTTCACTGTATTCAGCCACGCTTTTTTTCAGCAAACCTGGAATAAACAGATGGCATCCAGCCCAAAATAGGGCAGTTAGGGTAAGCAATGAGACGGCTATACGCAGGCTCCATGCCTTAATCTGGGGATTTTTGAGGGAAAGCATCTACTTGTCTTTAGGGGTGAATATCAGTAACAATGAAAACCATTACAAAAGAAATAATATAAACCCAAGGGAGACTTCATGAAATCAGCTCTAAAAAGGATTGCAGTACTCATTTTCAGCTTGCATGCAGTGCTATTTGGTTCTTTTGCCATGGCTCAAAATCAAGACGGCTTTGAGGATTTGATCGATGGGGTCAGCTTAAGTGGCTGGAACATCATCGGCAATGCTAGCTGGGTAATTGGTAATGGGATTGTGGAAGGCAATAAACCCAGTGGATTTTTAGTCAGCACGAAGTCCTATAAGAACTTTGTGATCAGAGCCGAATTTTGGGCGGAGTCCAATACCAATAGCGGCATCTTTATTCGTTGCCAAGATCCCAATAAAGTTGCTGCAAACACTTCTTATGAAATCAATATTTGGGATACACGCCCCGAGCAAGCTTATGCAACCGGTGCGATTGTAGATGTTGCAAAAGTCAATCCGATTCATAAAGCAGGCGGCCGATGGAACACTATGGAAATCGTTGCCAATGGCTCAAACTTCAAAGTTACGATGAATGGCGTGGTCACAGTAGCTGATGCTAAAGATGCCCGTTTCGCTGAGGGTCCTATCGCCCTGCAATCTGCCGGTGGCATCATCAAGTTTAAGAAGGTTCAAATCAAGCCGATTTGAGATTTATACAAAAATCTCAATACGATCACCGCAGGCTATGGGCATCAATGCTCTATCCTGCTTTTTCATTTTGACCAACCCATAATTTGACATTGTTTTGAGGGTTCTAGACAGATTTCCTTGCTTGCGCCCAGTCAGATCAGCCAATTCAGAGATTGATACGGGTTTTGACGATCGAATGACTTCTAGTAAAGCACGGTTTTCATCACTGAGTACTTGGGCCAGAGAGCGCATTGACGTAAACCATATTTTTGGGTCGCTAGCCTTAGCCTTTATATCGCCCTTTGCAATTGCAAACATACGCTTACGAATATCCTCTTGCGATGCGATGCCGATTTTAATTACTTTCATTTCTCTTTATCCGCCCTTAAAACTTTGTCAACATCATCAAAGAAATCACTCAGCAACTGATAGGCATCTATAAATAAATATTGTGTGCCATGATCTTGAGAGCTTCGATGCTTATGATCGTAAGGTAACTTTCTCCCAACATAACCCGATCTTGTCTTTAAGGCATGCGCATTGTCATAACCCATGATCCTCAGACCCTTGGGGTTATGCAGTGTTAGCGAATAACGAACACCATGCGGAATTGCAGTTGTAGTCTCAACCTGCCAAGCTTCAATTTTCACCCAGTAGCCATCCTCTTGATCGATCACCTGCTGATGTAAGTCTAGTAATGTGGAGATGCCGACATTTTTCATCTCCAAAACTATATCAGCTAATGATATACCAAAAGTAACAACCCTCCGTCAATCTAAGGATTTTTGCTTACGCAGGCGGAAAACCAGCCTTCTGTGCCCACATATTATTAAACACGTTGATCACGGGTTTCTCATAGACACCTGCTTTGGTGTAGGGCTCATCTTTCAACCAAGCATCCACTGCTGCTCTATTAGGAAAATCCAATGCTATGAGACTGCCAATGACAGTATTGCCATCTTCAGAAGTGAGCGGACCAGCAAAGGCCATGCGATCAGCTTGTTGCGCTAAATAAGCACGATGTTCTGGGCGAACTTGCACGCGCAGTTCAGCTGTTCCAGGGCGATCCATTAATAGAATTGCATAAATCATATTGCCTCCAATAGTTGTTCGTTATGAGTTATTCATCTCGGTAGCTCCGATATTACGGTAAACCTTAAAGCAAAAACCACCCGAAGGTGGTTTTCTTGATACTTGGCGGAAGGGGCGGGATTCGAACCCGCGGTAGGCTATTAACCTACGCACGCTTTCCAGGCGTGTGACTTAAACCGCTCATCCACCCTTCCGGAATCGTTGATTATACGATTGCCGTAAGGGCTTTGCCCCAAATCCATCTAAAGACAGCTTACAGCGACTCTTTGAGCTGATCCAAGATATGTGGATTTTCCAAGGTAGAAGTATCTTGAGTCACTTCCTCGCCCTTCGCAATCACGCGCAACAAGCGACGCATGATCTTGCCTGAACGGGTTTTTGGCAAGTTGTCACCAAAGCGCACATCTTTTGGTTTTGCAATTGGGCCAATCTCTTTACCAACCCAGTTACGCAATTCAGTCGCAAGCTTTTTAGCTTCATCACCAGTTGGACGACCCCCTTTGAGAACCACGAATACGCAAATGGCTTCACCAGTCAGTTCATCTGGACGACCAACAACAGCCGCTTCTGCAACCAATGGATTGGCTACCAAGCAAGATTCGATTTCCATGGTTCCCATACGGTGACCGGAAACGTTCAATACGTCATCGATACGGCCAGTGATGGTGAAGTAGCCAGTATCTTTATTGCGGATCGCGCCGTCACCTGCGAGATATAAAGTTCCACCCAATTCCTCTGGGAAATAAGACTTCACGAAACGATCAGGATCACCCCAAATCGTACGAATCATAGAAGGCCATGGACGTTTCACAACCAAGATACCGCCTTGACCATTTGGAACGTCTGCACCGGCTTCATCCACAATCGCCGCCTGAATGCCGGGCAATGGCAATGTGCATGAACCTGGAATCATTGGTGTTGCGCCTGGCAATGGAGAAATCATGTGGCCACCTGTTTCGGTTTGCCAGAAGGTATCTGCGATTGGGCAATTTGAATTTCCCACATTCTCGTAGTACCACATCCATGCTTCAGGATTAATTGGTTCGCCGACAGAACCCAAGAGGCGCAATGAAGATAAGTCATAGCTCTTTGGATGTACTGCTTGGTCATTGCTTGATGCTTTGATCAATGAACGGATAGCCGTTGGTGCGGTGTAGAAAATACTCGCTTTATGTTTTTGGATCATGTCCCAGAAACGGCCAGCGTTTGGATATGTTGGGACACCTTCAAACACAATCTCAGTAGCGCCTACTGCAAGTGGGCCATAAGTAATGTAAGAGTGACCTGTAACCCAACCGATATCGGCAGTACACCAGAACACATCGCTTGGCTTAATATCAAAAGTCCACTTCATGGTGAGGATCGCCCACAAGAGGTAACCGCCTGTAGAGTGCTGAACACCCTTTGGCTTACCGGTAGATCCTGAGGTGTAGAGAATAAATAATGGATGCTCAGCGCTGACCCACTCTGGCTCACAAGTACTGGATTCATTTGCCACAATTTCCTGCATCCAAACATCACGACCCGCTGTCATGGCAATATCAGCACCAGTGCGCTTGCTCACGATCACATGCTTCACCTTAGGACATTCGCCAGTAGACAGTGCTTCGTCACAAATGGCTTTCAATGGCAATGCTTTGCCGCCGCGGAACTGTCCATCGGCAGTAATCACTGCAACGGCGCCTACGTCCATGATTCGATCACGCAATGCTTGAGCAGAGAAGCCGCCGAACACTACAGAGTGAATGGCGCCAATACGAGCGCAAGCTTGCATTGCAACAATACCTTCGATAGTCATCGCCATATAGATGATGACGCTGTCACCAGACTTAACACCCAATTTGCGCAGTGCGTTTGCCATTTTGCAAACACGCTCGAGCATTTCTTTATAAGTGACTTTAGTTACGCTACCGTCATCGGCCTCAAAAATGATGGCGGTTTTATCGCCCAGGCCAGCTTCAACTTGGCGATCCAAACAGTTATAGGAAGCGTTAGTAGTGCCATCTTCAAACCATTTATAGAAAGGCGCCTTGGATTCATCTAAAACCTTAGTAAATGGCTTCTTCCAATAGATATTCTCTTTTGCAAGACGACCCCAGAAACCGTCATAGTCTTTTTCTGCTTCAGCACAAAGCTTGGTATAGGCCTCCATACCTGGAATTGCCGCACCCTTTACAAAATCTGCAGGTGGGTTAAATACGCGGTTTTCTTGCTTTAATGGTTCCATGCTTCACAGCCCTCTATCTAATAATCAATAATCTTTACATCTCAAAATGCGCAAAATGACGCAAAATGACGGGTTTTGACCCGCAAGACCTTCGAAGATAAGTGAAAACACTTGGGATTTGCTCTATGGCAAACCCTTAAAATAGGGCAAACCTTACTAATAATGTGGAAATAAGCCAAAAAACCATGACAAATATCAAACAAAACGACCTGATTCAAAGCGTTGCAGACGCATTCCAGTTCATTTCTTACTACCACCCCAAGGACTTCATTGATGCCATGGGCAAGGCCTACTCCCTAGAAAAAGGTGAGGCAGCCAAGGATGCGATTGCACAAATCTTGACCAACAGCCGGATGTGCGCTGAAGGCCACCGTCCACTTTGCCAAGATACCGGCATTGCCGTCGTTTTCCTCAAAATCGGCATGAACGTCCAGTGGTCTGATGCCACGATGAGCGTCACAGAAATGGTAAATGAAGGTGTGCGCCGCGCCTACCTCAATCCAGAAAATACATTACGCGCTTCTGTATTAACTGATCCTGCAGGTAAACGCAAAAACACCGGTGATAACACTCCTGCAGTAATTCACTATGAAATTGTTCCGGGTGATGATGTTGAAGTGATTTGCGCTGCTAAAGGTGGTGGCTCAGAAAATAAAGCCAAGATGGTCATGCTTAACCCTTCTGACTCGATCGTCGACTGGGTTCTCAAAACGGTTCCAACTATGGGTGCTGGCTGGTGCCCTCCTGGAATCCTCGGCATTGGAATCGGTGGCACTCCAGAAAAAGCAATGTTGATGGCTAAAGAAGCTTTGATGGGCCCCGTAGATATCCAGGAACTCATTGAGCGCGGCCCAAAGAATCGCGTAGAAGAATTGCGCCTCGAGCTCTATGAGAAAGTGAACAAACTCGGTATTGGTGCCCAAGGTCTAGGCGGCTTATCTACTGTGCTTGATATAAAGATCCTGGATTACCCAACGCATGCAGCTTCATTGCCTGTGGCCATGATTCCGAACTGTGCTGCAACACGTCACGTCCATTTCCATTTGCATGGCGATGGCCCTGCAAAACTAGAAGCTCCTTCTTTGTCTGATTGGCCGGATGTCACCTGGACTCCAGATGTTCAAAAGTCTAAACGCATCAATTTAGATACATTGACTGCTGAAGAAGTGGCAAGCTGGAAACCTGGTGAGACTTTATTGCTCAATGGAAAAATTTTGACAGGTCGTGATGCAGCACATAAACGTATTCAAGACATGCTCGCTAAAGGTGAAGAGTTACCGGTGAGCTTTAAAAACCGCGTGATCTACTATGTTGGTCCAGTGGATCCAGTGCGCGATGAGGTGGTTGGTCCAGCAGGTCCCACTACCTCTACTCGCATGGATAAGTTCACTGAGATGATGTTGGCCAAAACCGGTTTGATTTCGATGATTGGTAAAGCTGAGCGTGGACCAGTTGCGATTGAAGCTATTAAGAAACATAAGTCTGCCTACCTCATGGCCGTTGGTGGCGCCGCATATTTGGTATCCAAAGCGATTCAACACTCTAAGGTGGTTGGCTTTGCTGACCTCGGCATGGAAGCGATCTACGAGTTTGACGTCAAAGATATGCCAGTCACCGTTGCCGTGAACTCTGAGGGCATCTCAATGCATGAGACTGGCCCGAAAGAGTGGCAAGCGAAGATTGGTAATATTCCAGTCACCGTTGCTTAATTGCGTTTGGTCTTTTTGACTCTAACATTGGCACTCACTTGTCGCTAATAGGCGTTTTTGATTCTGGCGTTGGTGGCTTATCCATTTTGGATGAAGCCTTGCGCCAGCTTCCACAGCATGACTATATTTACCTGGCAGATTCTGCAAACGCCCCTTATGGAGAAAAATCCAGCGATTGGATTGCCAAGCGCAGCTTAAGTTTGTGCAAACATTTAGCAGACGCAGGCTGCGATGCCATCGTGGTGGCATGCAATACTGCCACTGCTGAAGCAATCAAACAGATTCGCAGTGAGGTGAAAGTGCCCGTCATCGGTGTAGAGCCAGGCATTAAGCCCGCAGCCATGCAATCCCAAAACGGGATTGTTGGAGTCCTTGCAACTGAAGCCACCCTGAAAAGCGATAAATTCAATGCCTTATTAGCTACCCTGCCCAGTGATTGCCTTTTTATCAAGCAAGCAGGTGCCGGACTAGTACCTTTGATTGAAGCCGGCAAAGCAGATAGCGAAGAAACCTTAGAGCTTCTTGCAAAACATCTAGTGCCAATTCAGGATGCGGGTTCAGACACCCTAGTATTAGGCTGTACCCACTACCCTTTTCTCAGAAAAGCCATTCGCAAATTATTAGGTGACTCCATTACGCTGATTGATACTAGCGAAGCAGTTGTGCGTCAATTAAAGCGACAACTAGAATCACTAGATACTGCTGGCTCATCAGGCAAGAGCACAAGAGAGCATGGTTCCGTCAGCTTTATCAGCAGCAAAGATGATGCTACCTTACTCAAAATGGCGCGAGATTTAATGCATAGCGATCTTGAGGCTCATGAGGTCAGCTCCAGTTTATTGGGAGCTACTCGATGAGTACGTTTTTCCAAAGGATGGATGCACGGCTCCCGTTTACCAAAACAGAGCGCATTATTATTGGCATCGTATTGGTATTACATGCCTTACCTGCTCTAGAGTTTTTACATTTTTCTTCACGTCCTCCAAAAATGGATGATGCGCGTGTCATGGCCAATCTAGTCAGCCCTGATACAGCATCTAATAAGAGCCAGCAACCTCCTGCTCCTCCGCCTCCTAAGCCTAAAGAAGAGCCCAAGAAAAAAACGGTTGAGGAAAAGTCTTCACAAAAGCCAACACCCCCTCAGCAGCAAAATACAAGCCAGCAGACTCAACAGCAAAGCAAGAGCGAATCACAGATGCAAAATGCGGCCGTTGCCCCTGCAACGACTGGTGGCGCCAGTGGTTCACCGATTCAGACGGACATTGGTAAACTGGTTGTCGTATACCAGCCCGATGCCGATGCTTATTACCCGTCGTTCTCTAAACGGTCAGGAGAGCAAGGCACTGTGGTTGTACGTTTGATTATTTCCGAGGCAGGCGAAGTGGAAGATGTTGCTATATTGCAATCGAGCACCTTCCCTCGACTGGATCGTGCAGCAACCGATATTGGCAGACGTTATCGCTTCAAACCCTTTTTAGTGAATGGTTCACCCCAAAGAATTTCTACCAATCTTTTAATTAAATTTAATCTCAAGAATTAACAACTATGAATACACCATTTGGAATTGCAAATCTTTGGCTCGAGGGTGATGGCATTACTCGCTTTGTAGCGATTGCTTTATTACTATGCTCTATCGTGACTTGGGTTATTTTGCTTACCCGTTTTTGGGAACTTCGTAACCTGCGTAAATTTAGACCTGAACTCGACCAGTTCTGGCGCGCTACTTCATACGAGCAAGGCCTGGAATCCTTCAGCAATCACAGTATGAATCCTTACTACCAGATTGCTCGTTCTGCTAGCAGTGCTTCAGTTCATCACCAGAGTCAAGCCAGTAATCATCGCGAGCTTCTGCAAACCTTGAATTATTCCGAGTGGATGGCTAGAAGCATTAAGAACGGTATCGATAGTATTGCTGCCACCCTACAAAAGGGCCTGACCTTCTTAGGCTCTACCGGCGCAACTGCACCGTTTATCGGCTTATTTGGCACCGTTTGGGGGATCTACCATGCATTAATTTCAATTAGCAGCTCTGGTAGCGCTCAGATTGATCAAGTTGCAGGCCCGATTGGCGAAGCTTTGATCATGACTGCCTTAGGTCTTGCGGTTGCGATCCCTGCGGTACTCGGCTTTAACGCAATCAATCGCGCCAATAAATTATTGGTTGCTGAACTCAATCGTTTTGGCAATGACTTGCTTGCCTACTTTGTGACTGGTGCTCGCGTGAAGTCTGGAGAATAAGTATGTCTTTCCATATACAAGACGATCAGAATGATGACGCCATTATGGCGGAAATCAACATGACGCCAATGGTGGATGTCATGTTGGTTCTTCTGATTATTTTTATCATCACCCTGCCCGTTATACAGCAAGCAGTAAAAGTGGAATTGCCTAAGGCAAACAGCGTTCGCAATGAGATCAAACCAGAGTCGGTTCAGCTATCCATTGATGCCAAGGGTCAGATTTTCTGGAATAGCACGCCAATCGATTTAAAAACATTTGATGGCTACGCTGAAAAGGCCGCCCAAAAGGATCCTCAACCAGAGATCAATCTCCGCGCGGATAAGTCCGTAAAATACGAATATGTGGCCCAAGTCTTAGCAGCCTCTCGCCGTGCCGGACTCACTAAATTAGGGTTTGTAACCGAGCCGGATTAAACTCTTCTCCGGCCTCGCAGCACTACAGCAATCTTATTTTGCTTTGTAGGGCATCTTGGATGGCAAACAGGTCTCTTCACTAACGTAAGTTCCGTTGCCCATCGTTTCACCCAAAATCCCACCCTGAATTTTTTCCACTTTCTTTAACTTACCTGTTACTGGGTCAAGCGTCATATTGGTAGATACTGTTCCTGCAGGATAGATGACACCCATCACATTCTCAGGCTCAAAGCTCGCATCGATCTGTATCAAAATATTGGGTCGCGCTAGAGTGACGCTCTTCACCACCTGCTTTCCATAAGCATCAGACTGATCCAAATCACGATCATCTAAAAAGACTTTTGCTTTCTGAGCACCAGAAGCAAGGGTGAGCTTCATCTCATACTCTTCGGTATACCCTTTTTCTGAGCGCTTGCAGTGAAACTCCATGACATCAACACCCCAAACAGCTAATGATGAAAAGGTGAGGCAGGAGCAAAGCAGCAATTTTTGTAAATTCATAATGGATGCAAAGAATACAGGGCTAGGCCAAGCGTAGCCTATATTGAAAGACTCTATTCTAATTTAGTGATATTGCTAGCAATCGTATTCAAGTGGTCTGAAACGGCAGGGCCATCATCATCCTCTGCATCAACATCATCATCTAAAGCGGCTACTGCGACAACCTCTTCGGGCGCCTTAAACCACTTAAATACGACCAAGGCAACTGATAGCAATGACATCACTAGACCAAAAATGCCCTTGATCTGATCAATCATTTGCGCAGTGATGAATGGCTGCTTGCTAGCGATATACACTTCGGTGCCATCGGAAATAGGAAAGCCAGATGGTGTCAACATCTTGTCTTCTGAAATTGGAAAGCTAAAGCGTGAGGCAACTTGAGGGCTATATAAAACGGGTAATAAAGCTGCAATCGCATGTGGATCAACATCTTTATTGGCCAGCAGATTGAGATTGACGCCCACCACCTGAATATCTTTAGATGGCACAGGTGGAGAGATTTGATACATATAAGCCAAAATCTTGGCATCAGCTACCCAGCCCATGCGCATTGCCAATGAGGGCGGGAAAGACATCTCTAGAAGCTGGTAACCCCGCTTTTGCACCAGAAAATCAACGGTGGCTGATGGCGCATAAGAAACTTGCACGATGACATCAGGAAGCCGATCAGCTTTCATGGCGAGCAATTGCTCGTCACTGAAGTTGGTTTCTACGTAATCAACCTCAGGAACCAAACCTGAAAAACGCAGGATTTGATTGGAAACAATGCTAGGTCCGCCGTTTTTCTCACCGAGATTGACTGTCTTGCCACGAATGTCATGAATATTCTTAACGTCGCTCTTCACCAAAAACTGAATTAACTGGGGTGCAATCGATGCAACCTGTCTTACATTCTCGTAGCCGACTGGATCAATACCGCCCTGCACAAATGCAAGATCTAAGTTGCCATCGTTTAATTCGTTTAGCGCCTGAAAAGACCCTGCGGTCGGCATAATGTTTAGTGTGACATTGCGACGAGTGGCTTCTTCCTGGAGTACTTTAGTCAAGTGATGACTTTTCGTGAGCATTCCACCGCCACTGATGGTGATTTCATAGTGGCGAGGATATAAATCGTAGGCAAATTTCCCAGCAAGCCCCAGTAACAGCCCAATCAAGATTAGCGCAAGGCCTTTGCGAATATGATGCTGTCTTCTAAGCCAATCTAAACCTTTAAAGAGGAGTTGCTCAACTTCATTTGCTGGATTTGCCATGGCCTATAACCTATCGAGAGACTTGAGTTAAGCCATGCTTTACCAAGATCTCTTGACCTTTGGCGCTTAAGCTATAGCGGACAAAATCCTTAGCCGCTGAACTAGCAGAATTCTTACTTACCAAAAACATATCTCGGTACAAAGGATATAACTTAAGCAGCAGAGTCTTATCGCTTATTGCGACGCCATTCACGGCAACTGCCTTGACTTTATTGCTGAGATTTTTATTCGTCAAATACCCAATGCCATAAGAATCTTCTGCGATTGCATCAGAAATGCCAGCAGCACTATCAAAGACTTTTGCATCGCGCGAGAATTTAGCACCCTTCATCACAACATCCTCAACAAATGCTCTCGTAGTTGAGCCTTCGTTCCTGTTGTAGACATTAATCTTCTTATTTGGGCCACCAATTTGATTCCAGTTAACAATTGAGCCTTCGAAAATTCCATCTAAATGCTCTAAAGAAATACCATTGATATTCATGCTGGGATGGACCACGATAGCTACACCCTCAATTCCAATCAAATTACTGTGGAGATCGAGATTAAACTCTTCAAAATTTAAATCTCTAGACATCATGGCTAGGTCAATACCTCCATGATCCAAAGCCACGAGGCCAGCAATAGAGCCCCCGCCTTCAATCGCGACTTTGACATGGGTGTGCTTCTCAATAAACGGGGCAATTAATAGGGCAACGAAGCGCGATACCGCTACCGACCCTGAAATCATGAGCTCTTTTTGCGCCCTCGCCACAACATAGGGATAAGCAATCAAGCCAGCAAGCGTAGCACCTCCTACACCTGCGGCAATAGCAATACCTCGGATGAAGCGACGACGATCGATCATCATTCGCCCGCCACAGGAACAAGATCCAACTCTTTAACGATGGCCTGTCCTTTTTTAGAATCTAGGCAATACGCAATGAAATCCTTGACCTCTTTGCTTGCTGACGATTTATATAGCAGCTGCAAGTTATTCCGAATGGGATAGCGACGGTCTTTGATATTTGTGTAGCTTGGTAGTACGCCATCAACTGCCAAAGGCTTAACTCTTTGTGGATTTAGAAAGGTGGTTCCCACATATCCAATTGCGAATGGATCAGATGTCATCGCTTGCATTAAGCCATTAAACGTCGTGACTACTTTTGCCTTTAAGGTAATGTGATCTTTAATGGCGACTTGTCTTTTCCAGGGCTCGTAGGTACCCAATTGTGGATCATGACTCACAACATTGATCGGCCCAGAGTATTTTCCCAGGGCGCTCCAAGAGGTGATATTCCCCGTAAAGACATCATGCAATTGTTCTAGGGTTAAGCCGCTAATTGGGTTAGCTAGATTAACAATCGCTGCAATCCCATCGGTAGCAATAGTCACTTCTTCTATCTTCAGTTTGTGTTTTTGCGCCCAGAGTTCTATATTCGGTGGTATTTGGCCTGAAGCCATTCCAATATCAGAAGTGCCATCTAGGGCTGATTTGTAGCCCATGGCGGTTCCGCCACCCAACAAAGGTAAATGAATATTAGGAAACT of Polynucleobacter sp. AP-Titi-500A-B4 contains these proteins:
- a CDS encoding DUF1080 domain-containing protein, with product MKSALKRIAVLIFSLHAVLFGSFAMAQNQDGFEDLIDGVSLSGWNIIGNASWVIGNGIVEGNKPSGFLVSTKSYKNFVIRAEFWAESNTNSGIFIRCQDPNKVAANTSYEINIWDTRPEQAYATGAIVDVAKVNPIHKAGGRWNTMEIVANGSNFKVTMNGVVTVADAKDARFAEGPIALQSAGGIIKFKKVQIKPI
- a CDS encoding winged helix DNA-binding protein, with the translated sequence MKVIKIGIASQEDIRKRMFAIAKGDIKAKASDPKIWFTSMRSLAQVLSDENRALLEVIRSSKPVSISELADLTGRKQGNLSRTLKTMSNYGLVKMKKQDRALMPIACGDRIEIFV
- a CDS encoding DUF6516 family protein, encoding MKNVGISTLLDLHQQVIDQEDGYWVKIEAWQVETTTAIPHGVRYSLTLHNPKGLRIMGYDNAHALKTRSGYVGRKLPYDHKHRSSQDHGTQYLFIDAYQLLSDFFDDVDKVLRADKEK
- a CDS encoding YciI family protein; the encoded protein is MIYAILLMDRPGTAELRVQVRPEHRAYLAQQADRMAFAGPLTSEDGNTVIGSLIALDFPNRAAVDAWLKDEPYTKAGVYEKPVINVFNNMWAQKAGFPPA
- the acs gene encoding acetate--CoA ligase translates to MEPLKQENRVFNPPADFVKGAAIPGMEAYTKLCAEAEKDYDGFWGRLAKENIYWKKPFTKVLDESKAPFYKWFEDGTTNASYNCLDRQVEAGLGDKTAIIFEADDGSVTKVTYKEMLERVCKMANALRKLGVKSGDSVIIYMAMTIEGIVAMQACARIGAIHSVVFGGFSAQALRDRIMDVGAVAVITADGQFRGGKALPLKAICDEALSTGECPKVKHVIVSKRTGADIAMTAGRDVWMQEIVANESSTCEPEWVSAEHPLFILYTSGSTGKPKGVQHSTGGYLLWAILTMKWTFDIKPSDVFWCTADIGWVTGHSYITYGPLAVGATEIVFEGVPTYPNAGRFWDMIQKHKASIFYTAPTAIRSLIKASSNDQAVHPKSYDLSSLRLLGSVGEPINPEAWMWYYENVGNSNCPIADTFWQTETGGHMISPLPGATPMIPGSCTLPLPGIQAAIVDEAGADVPNGQGGILVVKRPWPSMIRTIWGDPDRFVKSYFPEELGGTLYLAGDGAIRNKDTGYFTITGRIDDVLNVSGHRMGTMEIESCLVANPLVAEAAVVGRPDELTGEAICVFVVLKGGRPTGDEAKKLATELRNWVGKEIGPIAKPKDVRFGDNLPKTRSGKIMRRLLRVIAKGEEVTQDTSTLENPHILDQLKESL
- a CDS encoding fumarate hydratase, which produces MTNIKQNDLIQSVADAFQFISYYHPKDFIDAMGKAYSLEKGEAAKDAIAQILTNSRMCAEGHRPLCQDTGIAVVFLKIGMNVQWSDATMSVTEMVNEGVRRAYLNPENTLRASVLTDPAGKRKNTGDNTPAVIHYEIVPGDDVEVICAAKGGGSENKAKMVMLNPSDSIVDWVLKTVPTMGAGWCPPGILGIGIGGTPEKAMLMAKEALMGPVDIQELIERGPKNRVEELRLELYEKVNKLGIGAQGLGGLSTVLDIKILDYPTHAASLPVAMIPNCAATRHVHFHLHGDGPAKLEAPSLSDWPDVTWTPDVQKSKRINLDTLTAEEVASWKPGETLLLNGKILTGRDAAHKRIQDMLAKGEELPVSFKNRVIYYVGPVDPVRDEVVGPAGPTTSTRMDKFTEMMLAKTGLISMIGKAERGPVAIEAIKKHKSAYLMAVGGAAYLVSKAIQHSKVVGFADLGMEAIYEFDVKDMPVTVAVNSEGISMHETGPKEWQAKIGNIPVTVA
- the murI gene encoding glutamate racemase — translated: MSLIGVFDSGVGGLSILDEALRQLPQHDYIYLADSANAPYGEKSSDWIAKRSLSLCKHLADAGCDAIVVACNTATAEAIKQIRSEVKVPVIGVEPGIKPAAMQSQNGIVGVLATEATLKSDKFNALLATLPSDCLFIKQAGAGLVPLIEAGKADSEETLELLAKHLVPIQDAGSDTLVLGCTHYPFLRKAIRKLLGDSITLIDTSEAVVRQLKRQLESLDTAGSSGKSTREHGSVSFISSKDDATLLKMARDLMHSDLEAHEVSSSLLGATR
- a CDS encoding energy transducer TonB; amino-acid sequence: MSTFFQRMDARLPFTKTERIIIGIVLVLHALPALEFLHFSSRPPKMDDARVMANLVSPDTASNKSQQPPAPPPPKPKEEPKKKTVEEKSSQKPTPPQQQNTSQQTQQQSKSESQMQNAAVAPATTGGASGSPIQTDIGKLVVVYQPDADAYYPSFSKRSGEQGTVVVRLIISEAGEVEDVAILQSSTFPRLDRAATDIGRRYRFKPFLVNGSPQRISTNLLIKFNLKN
- a CDS encoding MotA/TolQ/ExbB proton channel family protein, translating into MNTPFGIANLWLEGDGITRFVAIALLLCSIVTWVILLTRFWELRNLRKFRPELDQFWRATSYEQGLESFSNHSMNPYYQIARSASSASVHHQSQASNHRELLQTLNYSEWMARSIKNGIDSIAATLQKGLTFLGSTGATAPFIGLFGTVWGIYHALISISSSGSAQIDQVAGPIGEALIMTALGLAVAIPAVLGFNAINRANKLLVAELNRFGNDLLAYFVTGARVKSGE
- a CDS encoding biopolymer transporter ExbD, which encodes MSFHIQDDQNDDAIMAEINMTPMVDVMLVLLIIFIITLPVIQQAVKVELPKANSVRNEIKPESVQLSIDAKGQIFWNSTPIDLKTFDGYAEKAAQKDPQPEINLRADKSVKYEYVAQVLAASRRAGLTKLGFVTEPD
- a CDS encoding TAXI family TRAP transporter solute-binding subunit encodes the protein MANPANEVEQLLFKGLDWLRRQHHIRKGLALILIGLLLGLAGKFAYDLYPRHYEITISGGGMLTKSHHLTKVLQEEATRRNVTLNIMPTAGSFQALNELNDGNLDLAFVQGGIDPVGYENVRQVASIAPQLIQFLVKSDVKNIHDIRGKTVNLGEKNGGPSIVSNQILRFSGLVPEVDYVETNFSDEQLLAMKADRLPDVIVQVSYAPSATVDFLVQKRGYQLLEMSFPPSLAMRMGWVADAKILAYMYQISPPVPSKDIQVVGVNLNLLANKDVDPHAIAALLPVLYSPQVASRFSFPISEDKMLTPSGFPISDGTEVYIASKQPFITAQMIDQIKGIFGLVMSLLSVALVVFKWFKAPEEVVAVAALDDDVDAEDDDGPAVSDHLNTIASNITKLE